In Kwoniella newhampshirensis strain CBS 13917 chromosome 4, whole genome shotgun sequence, one DNA window encodes the following:
- a CDS encoding tRNA pseudouridine(55) synthase, translating to MPKAASTPSFPLNGLFPIAKPSGPSSMKCIDSITPLLLDSRLFDDPVKRSQPQSRNKRKKNLTHMGLKIGQGGTLDPLADGVLVIGVNRGTKHLNQFLECSKEYESIGLLGAATTSYDSHDPVISTASWEHVTKEDIEKVLDQFRGEILQTPPIFSALKMDGKPLYEYARENKPLPRPIPIRKCQVSIDLVDFRPASVTPGDGGHEYRWPSERLDAEGKEMFRKLTDIVHEAQHKGAEGGEKEPEEEAKVAEVINAEAKALDSPDYPEVSPKTGLRPPTFTVRMTVSSGTYVRSIVHDIGVALGCGAHVVKLTRTRQGEFSLYGDEEALSTSAASTTSPVKMVGNQTPDLVSISETGPTGGCVPWDVWERAIAEQVADKAHDEKERKDAIASGMSAEDIHMYYSQEAVTTRKREGPLKEWETEVLRRFKPVPVPINGGHGFHPL from the exons ATGCCCAAAGCTGCTTCAACGCCTTCGTTCCCTTTGAATGGGCTGTTCCCGATTGCCAAGCCTTCTGGGCCTAGCTC CATGAAATGTATCGACTCAATAacacctctcctcctcgattcGAGACTGTTCGATGATCCAGTCAAACGATCGCAGCCTCAATCACGAaacaagaggaagaagaacctCACTCATATGGGACTGAAAATAGGGCAAGGAGGGACATTAGACCCTCTTGCTGATGGTGTTCTGG TCATTGGCGTCAACAGGGGTACGAAACATCTCAATCAATTCCTCGAATGTTCAAAG GAATATGAATCGATCGGCCTTCTCGGAGCAGCGACTACCTCATATGATTCGCACGACCCGGTGATCTCGACAGCGTCTTGGGAACATGTCACCAAGGAGGACATCGAGAAGGTGCTGGATCAGTTCAGAGGAGAAATCTTACAGACACCACCTAT CTTTTCTGCTCTCAAAATGGACGGTAAACCCTTATATGAGTATGCACGAGAGAACAAACCGCTTCCTCGACCTATCCCTATCCGAAAATGTCAAGTCTCGATTGACCTCGTCGATTTCAGACCTGCTTCCGTCACCCCCGGCGATGGTGGACACGAGTATCGCTGGCCGTCAGAGAGATTAGATGcggaaggaaaggagatgtTTAGGAAATTGACGGATATCGTCCACGAGGCTCAGCATAAGGGCGCGGAAGGCGGAGAAAAAGaaccagaagaagaagcaaaaGTCGCCGAGGTGATCAATGCGGAAGCCAAAGCCCTTGATAGTCCGGATTATCCAGAGGTTTCGCCCAAAACAGGCTTACGACCGCCGACATTCACGGTCCGAATGACCGTCTCGAGCGGCACGTATGTGAGATCGATTGTGCACGATATAGGAGTTGCCTTGGGCTGTGGTGCCCATGTTGTCAAATTGACAAGAACGAGACAAGGCGAATTCTCGCTCTAtggcgatgaagaagctctGTCTACTTCTGCCGCATCGACAACATCCCCCGTCAAGATGGTCGGGAATCAGACACCAGACTTGGTCAGTATCAGCGAGACGGGACCGACGGGAGGATGTGTTCCGTGGGACGTGTGGGAAAGAGCCATCGCGGAGCAAGTGGCCGATAAAGCTCatgatgagaaggaaaggaaagatgCAATCGCCAGTGGGATGAGTGCAGAAGATATCCATATGTACTATAGTCAAGAGGCcgtgacgacgaggaagagggaaggTCCACTGAAAGAATGGGAGACTGAAGTCTTGAGGAGGTTCAAGCCAGTTCCTGTACCTATCAACGGTGGGCATGGGTTTCACCCCTTGTAG